AGAAAATGGTTTAGCGATATTGGGACTAGACATGTCGATAACAACATTTTCTTGTTTGCCAATAGTTTGGTCAGCATAGTGTTCTTTTTCAGTGATAACAGCTTGCAATACTTGAGCAGAAATGGCAGATTTATCAAGGAAAAAGTTGACGTAAGGTCCTGTTGCGACAACCTTTTCAAAGGTTTGGCTGTTAATTTTTTCAGCCAGTTCAGCAGCAATCATTTGAGGTGCTTTACGTTCGACTTTTGCAAGAGAAAAAGCAGGGAAAGCGATGTCTCCCATTTCTGAGTTTTTAGGGGTTTCCAGTAAATTGAAAATAGCCTCTTGGTCCAGGCTATCAATGACGCTAGCCAATTCGCTAGCAATCAATTCTTTTGTATTCATTAAGAGCTCCTTTTTGGACTTTTCTACTATTTTATCACAATTTTAAAGAAAGAAGAAAAAATTTTTGAAATCTCCTATTTTTTTGGTATAATATAGTTATAAAATTAGTTATAAATATGCATATAAGAGGATTTTATGAGAAAAAGAGATCGTCATCAGTTAATAAAAAAAATGATTACTGAGGAGAAATTAAGTACACAAAAAGAAATTCAAGATCGGTTGGAGGCGCACAATGTTTTTGTGACGCAGACAACCCTGTCTCGTGATTTGCGCGAAATCGGCTTGACCAAGGTCAAGAAAAATGATATGGTGTATTATGTACTAGCAAATGAGACAGAAAAGATTGATTTGGTTGAATTTTTGTCTCATCATTTAGAAGGTGTTGCAAGAGCAGAGTTTACCTTGGTACTTCATACCAAATTGGGAGAAGCCTCTGTTTTGGCAAATATTGTAGATGCAAACAAGGATGAATGGATTTTAGGAACAGTTGCTGGTGCCAATACCTTATTGGTTATTTGTCGAGACCAGCACGTTGCCAAACTCATGGAAGATCGTTTGCTAGATTTGATGAAAGATAAGTAAGGTCTTGAGAGTCGCTCTCAAGACTTATTTTTGACAAGGAGAGACGGAAAATGGCGACAGAGAAGCTATCACCCGGCATGCAACAGTATGTGGATATTAAAAAGCAATATCCAGATGCGTTTTTGCTCTTTCGGATGGGTGATTTTTATGAATTATTTTATGAGGATGCGGTCAATGCTGCGCAGATTCTGGAAATTTCCTTAACGAGTCGCAACAAGAATGCCGACAATCCGATTCCTATGGCGGGTGTCCCCTATCATTCTGCCCAGCAGTATATAGATGTCTTGATTGAGCAGGGCTATAAGGTAGCTATCGCAGAGCAGATGGAAGATCCTAAACAAGCAGTTGGGGTTGTGAAACGAGAGGTTGTTCAGGTCATTACGCCAGGGACAGTGGTCGATAGCAGTAAGCCAGACAGTCAGAACAACTTCTTGGTTGCTATAGATCGAGATGGCAATCAATTTGGCTTAGCTTATATGGACCTGGTGACGGGTGACTTTTATGTGACAGGTCTTTTGGATTTCACGCTGGTTTGTGGGGAAATCCGTAATCTCAAGGCGCGAGAAGTGGTGCTGGGTTATGACTTGTCTGAGGAAGAAGAACAAATCCTCAGTCGTCAGATGAATCTGGTGCTTTCATATGAAAAAGAAGGCTTTGAAGACCTTCATTTACTGGATTCACGATTGGCATCTGTGGAGCAAGCGGCATCTAGTAAATTGCTCCAGTATGTTCATCGAACTCAGATGAGGGAATTGAACCACCTCAAGCCTGTTATACGCTATGAAATCAAGGATTTCTTGCAGATGGAT
The Streptococcus toyakuensis genome window above contains:
- the argR gene encoding arginine repressor, which encodes MRKRDRHQLIKKMITEEKLSTQKEIQDRLEAHNVFVTQTTLSRDLREIGLTKVKKNDMVYYVLANETEKIDLVEFLSHHLEGVARAEFTLVLHTKLGEASVLANIVDANKDEWILGTVAGANTLLVICRDQHVAKLMEDRLLDLMKDK